Proteins encoded within one genomic window of Anas platyrhynchos isolate ZD024472 breed Pekin duck chromosome 28, IASCAAS_PekinDuck_T2T, whole genome shotgun sequence:
- the LOC101804754 gene encoding olfactory receptor 14C36 translates to MPNSSSVSEFLLLAFADTRELQLLHFGLFLGIYLAALLGNGLILTAVACDHRLHTPMYFFLLNLAILDLGCISTTLPKAMANTLWDTRAISYEGCAAQVLFVFFLAGAEYSLLTVMAYDRYVAICKPLHYGSLLGSRACAQMAAAAWGSGFVHAVLHTANTFSLPLCQGNAVDQFFCEIPQILKLSCSNSYLREAGVLVVSVSLVFGCFVFIVLSYVQVFRAVLRMPSVQGRHKAFSMCLPHMVVVSLFVSTVMFAYLKRPSISSPSLDLMAAVLYSVVPPAVNPLIYSMRNQELKDALWKLMTRCFSDAANFQSASADDS, encoded by the coding sequence atgcccaacagcagctctgtgagcgagttcctcctgctggcattcgcagacacacgggagctgcagctcctgcacttcgggctctttctaggcatctacctggctgcacTCCTGGGCAATGGCCTTATCCTCACCgctgtagcctgcgaccaccgactccacacccccatgtacttcttcctcctcaacctcgccatcctcgacctgggctgcatctccaccactctccccaaagccatggccaatacCCTCTGGGataccagggccatctcctatgaAGGATGTGCTGCCCAGGTCCTCTTTGTATTCTTCTTGgctggagcagagtattcccttctcactgtcatggcctatgaccgctacgttgctatctgcaagcccctgcactacgggagcctccttggcagcagagcttgtgcccagatggcagcagctgcctggggcagtggctttgtccatgctgtcctgcacactgccaacacattttcactgcccctatgccaaggcaatgctgtggaccagttcttctgtgaaatcccccagatcctcaagctctcatGCTCAAATtcctacctcagggaagctgGGGTACTTGTGGTTAGTGTTTCATTagtatttggttgttttgtcttcattgtgctgtcctatgtgcaggtcttcagggctgtgctgaggatgccctctgtgcaaggccggcacaaagccttttccatgtgcctccctCACATGGTTGTGGTCTCTTTGTTTGTCAGTACtgtcatgtttgcctacctgaaacGCCCTTCCATTTCTTCCCCATCTCTGGACCTGATGGCGGctgttctgtactcggtggtgcctccagcagtgaaccccctcatctacagcatgagaaatcAAGAGCTCAAGGATGCCTTATGGAAATTGATGACTAGGTGTTTTTCAGATGCAGCAAATTTCCAATCTGCTTCTGCAGATGACTCATAA